One genomic segment of Alphaproteobacteria bacterium HT1-32 includes these proteins:
- the pstA gene encoding phosphate ABC transporter permease PstA: protein MTDIPSTVIPVYRPTADESNRNVRKRYNANRRLQFFGLAAIGIALLALATLLTSIIGNGWSAFQQTNIALEITFDRSKLDPRGDLSQDSLRAGDYRALARDALRAEFPDVKSRTDRRNLNALLSPGAHYELQDMVLDDPSLIGQTLTVWLPVDDEIDMLQKGYFEIDGDRFSEQLGGWIQKLSDAGKLEKKFNTRFFSTGDSREPELAGVWGAAVGSFLTLIVTLAVAFPVGVLAAVYLEEFAPKNKFTDLVEVNINNLAAVPSIVFGLLGLAVFIQVAHLPRSAPVVGGLTLALMTLPTLIIASRAALKAVPPSIREAALGLGASPVQAMFHHTLPLAMPGILTGTIIGMAQALGETAPLLMIGMVAFIVDIPSTPLDAATVLPVQIYLWADSPERAFVEKTSAAIMVLLGFLVLMNGVAVLLRKRFERRW, encoded by the coding sequence ATGACTGATATCCCCTCAACCGTCATTCCGGTCTATCGCCCGACCGCCGACGAATCCAATCGCAATGTCCGCAAGCGCTACAACGCGAACCGCCGGTTACAGTTCTTTGGCCTGGCCGCCATCGGCATTGCCCTGCTGGCACTGGCTACCCTGCTGACCAGCATCATCGGCAACGGCTGGTCGGCGTTTCAGCAGACAAATATCGCGCTTGAGATCACTTTCGACAGATCGAAACTCGACCCGCGCGGTGACCTGTCACAGGACTCACTGCGTGCCGGTGATTACCGTGCCCTTGCCCGGGACGCCCTGCGCGCAGAATTCCCTGACGTGAAAAGCCGCACGGACCGCCGCAATCTTAATGCCCTCCTGTCGCCGGGCGCACATTACGAATTGCAGGACATGGTTCTGGATGATCCCTCACTGATCGGCCAGACCCTGACTGTCTGGCTGCCGGTCGATGATGAAATCGACATGCTGCAAAAGGGCTATTTCGAGATCGACGGAGATCGCTTCAGCGAACAGCTCGGAGGCTGGATTCAGAAACTGTCCGATGCCGGAAAGCTGGAGAAGAAATTCAACACCCGGTTTTTCTCGACCGGTGACTCGCGGGAGCCTGAACTGGCCGGGGTCTGGGGCGCTGCCGTCGGCTCGTTCCTGACGCTGATCGTGACACTGGCCGTTGCCTTCCCGGTCGGCGTTCTGGCGGCAGTCTATCTTGAGGAATTTGCCCCGAAGAACAAATTCACGGATCTGGTCGAGGTCAATATCAACAATCTCGCGGCAGTGCCGTCGATTGTCTTTGGCCTGCTCGGTCTTGCGGTCTTCATTCAGGTGGCGCATCTGCCCCGTTCAGCCCCGGTTGTCGGTGGCCTGACGCTGGCGCTGATGACCCTGCCGACCCTGATCATCGCCTCCCGGGCCGCACTGAAAGCGGTTCCCCCCTCGATCCGCGAAGCCGCACTTGGTCTCGGCGCGTCGCCGGTTCAGGCGATGTTCCATCACACGCTGCCACTGGCGATGCCCGGCATCCTGACCGGCACCATCATTGGCATGGCCCAGGCTCTCGGCGAAACGGCCCCTCTGCTAATGATCGGCATGGTCGCCTTTATCGTCGATATTCCGAGTACTCCGCTGGATGCCGCGACGGTGCTGCCGGTGCAGATTTATCTCTGGGCAGATTCCCCGGAACGCGCCTTTGTCGAAAAGACATCCGCAGCCATCATGGTGCTTCTCGGATTTCTGGTCCTTATGAATGGCGTAGCGGTCCTGTTGCGTAAACGCTTCGAACGGCGCTGGTAA
- the pstC gene encoding phosphate ABC transporter permease subunit PstC, translating to MQTFILLLVILILTYAGFAMGRRRSVVLAGPDIASLHSLPGHYGLYSSLWFILPALAVFCIWVITQNGIAESAALSVLPPEVTSDTARIGLILGEVARIAAGQSAGAPSHPSLPAAADAMHDTADMLFYAMCVLSIAAGTAGFFFARHRIAPDFRARNRVEKVINITMLVCACIAVFTTVGIVLSLIFETIRFFAKPEVSALEFFFGLNWSPQTALRADQVGSSGAFGAVPLFAGTMLITAVAMVVAVPVGLFSAVYLTEFAAPKVRSVVKPLMEILAGVPTVVYGFFAALVVAPQVRGWGEALGLDVASESALAAGVVMGVMIIPFVSSLSDDVINAVPQSLRDGSAALGATKAETVMQVIVPAALPGIVGAVLLAVSRAVGETMIVVMAAGLAANLTINPLEAVTTVTVQIVTLLVGDQEFDSAKTLAAFALGLMLFFVTLTLNVIAFRVVRKYREKYD from the coding sequence ATGCAAACTTTCATTCTTCTTCTGGTAATTCTTATCCTGACCTACGCAGGGTTCGCGATGGGACGTCGTCGTTCGGTTGTGCTGGCAGGACCGGATATTGCATCGCTGCACTCATTGCCCGGTCATTACGGGCTTTACAGCTCGCTATGGTTTATTCTGCCCGCGCTTGCGGTCTTCTGTATCTGGGTCATTACCCAGAACGGTATCGCCGAGAGTGCAGCGCTGTCCGTACTGCCGCCGGAAGTAACCTCCGACACGGCGCGTATTGGCCTGATTTTAGGCGAAGTTGCCCGGATTGCCGCCGGACAATCTGCCGGCGCACCATCCCACCCGTCATTACCCGCCGCCGCAGATGCCATGCATGACACAGCTGATATGCTGTTTTATGCCATGTGCGTCCTGTCGATTGCTGCCGGTACTGCCGGTTTTTTCTTCGCCCGTCACCGCATTGCCCCGGACTTCCGGGCGCGTAACCGGGTCGAGAAGGTCATCAACATCACGATGCTGGTCTGTGCCTGTATCGCCGTCTTCACGACTGTCGGTATCGTGCTTTCACTGATCTTTGAAACAATCCGCTTCTTCGCCAAACCGGAAGTCTCCGCACTGGAATTCTTCTTCGGCCTGAACTGGAGCCCGCAGACAGCCCTGCGGGCGGATCAGGTCGGCTCCAGCGGTGCCTTTGGTGCGGTTCCCCTGTTCGCCGGAACCATGCTGATTACCGCCGTTGCCATGGTCGTTGCCGTACCGGTCGGTCTGTTCAGCGCCGTCTATCTGACCGAGTTCGCGGCACCGAAAGTTCGCTCTGTGGTCAAGCCGCTGATGGAAATTCTGGCGGGGGTTCCGACCGTGGTCTATGGCTTTTTTGCCGCTCTTGTCGTAGCACCACAGGTGCGGGGCTGGGGCGAGGCACTCGGGCTTGATGTTGCGTCTGAAAGCGCACTGGCCGCCGGTGTGGTCATGGGCGTCATGATCATCCCCTTCGTCTCCTCACTGTCTGATGACGTCATCAACGCCGTGCCGCAAAGCCTGCGTGACGGTTCAGCCGCGCTGGGGGCAACCAAGGCCGAAACGGTGATGCAGGTCATCGTACCTGCGGCCCTGCCGGGTATCGTCGGCGCTGTTCTGCTGGCTGTCAGCCGGGCCGTCGGCGAAACCATGATTGTGGTGATGGCTGCCGGTCTGGCTGCAAACCTGACCATCAATCCGCTGGAGGCGGTGACAACAGTGACCGTCCAGATCGTCACCCTGCTGGTCGGCGATCAGGAATTCGACAGCGCCAAAACGCTTGCCGCCTTCGCTCTCGGGCTGATGCTGTTCTTCGTAACGCTGACCCTGAACGTTATTGCCTTCCGCGTTGTTCGCAAATACCGGGAAAAATATGACTGA